In Phaseolus vulgaris cultivar G19833 chromosome 7, P. vulgaris v2.0, whole genome shotgun sequence, the genomic stretch GATTTAGGTTCCTGtgcagttgagaaatcagagATTGATTCACTAGAGATTATAGGTTTAGGAAAAACAGTTGGATTGAATCCATGGACATTTTGGAATGGCCTTTGTCTTCCTTGTGTAAACAAGATTTTTCCCAAATCTTTTAACATCTTTGTTGCATAATTAGGAGATAATTATTCCATAATTAGTgcagattttgtttttttatttatttggacATTTGATATCTTTTGgtgatttgatttgtataactataattatttattatttcttgttttaattACCTATTATTGCTTCTtttaattacctattatttctttccttaattaggttgtaaatagtctataaatttatattgtaattACATTTGTAAACACATTCAGAAATATATTCAATCTTCTTTCAatttggtatcagagtcatGTAGAACTtatcctaacgagtgtttgATGGGTTTATCAGGTTGGCAATCTTGACATgagaggggtgtgttggagatctcacattgactaaaaattaagacatttcatagtatataagtggaagcaaacctcaccttataagccaaTTTCATGAAAtagagttaggcttaaaattcacttcctaatatggtatcagagttcCCCATTTGGGAGACTTTGCTTCTACATCGTTGACCGCCACTACCACCGTTGATCGCTGACCACCGCCGTTGACCACTGCCATTGACCCGCTCACTGacccctaaaccctaaacccccGCTATTTTTCCAGGGGATCTTTTTTTTTGTGAACAAGACCCTCACAATGGTATTTTTTTCATTCCCATTATGTTTTTCGGATCTTGCCACGAGGAGGACTATTGGAATTGGTAAAGAGTATGATGGGTTATATTACTTAcaacaacaagaaaaaaaaaagtgtgctAGACTGCAGGCACACACTTCAAATCTTAAATCCATCTTGAGTGGATTTAGTGCTTTCTTTTTCAGTCCCCTTTCTCATAATGTTTCTTTTTCAGTTCCTTTTCTCagaatttgtttcttttttagtCCTTGTTTCTGGTGTTTCTAGTCCAAGTCTAAAATCAAAAGGCAGTGGAGGAGAATCATCTTTCTTTGTTTTAACTTCTCATTTAAGATGATCTAGGCTTAACTTTGTTTCTCAAAAAAAGTGGCATCTCTTGACATAGAATTTTTTGAAAGGTGGGTGATGACATTTATATCCCTTTTGTGTGGGTGAGTATCCTACAAAGACACATTTTAAGGCTTTAGGATCAAGTTTTCCACTAGCACCACTAAGGACATGGACAAACAATACACACCTAAATATATTGGAATGAGATTATTTAGTGTAGTCACATTGggataaaaagaaaacaaaacctCCATAGAACTTTTTGAGGCTACAACACTATAAGGTAGTCTATAAAACAATTCGGGAATATGGAGAACATTTTTCATGGTTATGGATGGATTTATTTTAACTTCTCCTTCTCTACAGTGAAGGAAGTTCCATCTGCATTGAATATTTTCTTATTGTTAAGGCAAGGGGTGTAGGAGGAGAATTTTTAGGTTGGGGAGAACCTCTACTAGGTGGCTTTCCATGAGTCTGGGATTTCTTTCCCCTATTTCAATTGTTGTGTCAAATGAATCCGCCATGGCTATAGCAAGACAAAGGCATTGAATGACAATATAAATCAAGACAACAATTAAGGCTACCTTCAAAAGGATGATCAACAACAATGAAGGTTGTCGTTTAGGATTTTGGATTACTTACCGCAATGAAGGATTACCTCAATGGTAACCACAATAAGGATGAGTGGATTTGTGGAAGGTAGGACagaaagtaaaaattaaattatgttatcCCTTCATTATGTATTCAACCATATGACATACAAATATGGGATTTGGTGTCATTTTATCTCCAAGATTTCAACATCTATATTCGTCCTTGAGTTATTCCAATCTAGTTTAGGTAAGGAAATGGAGGAATCTTACATTTATCCTTGGAAATGTCTCATAAATCCTAAGGATCAGCCTTCAATCCCACCAAAAGCCTTTAAATCTTGTCTCCAAGCTTTGTCTTGTGGAGTGGTTGCTCCTACTCTATCCCAACTACCTAACCCGTGCATGAAAAGGGATTCTTTAGCCTTCACTATCCCAGAAGATGTTTACAAGGAAGGACTTGAAAGATGAAAATTCAATCTCCATGGAAGATTCATTCTTGCCAAAGGTCAAAAGCCTATGAAATTGGATGATATGCATAATAAGCTTGGTGCTCTTCAGATTCATGTTCTGGAATGGCACATGATATTGTGTGGACGTGGCTTTGAGCTTTGTTATAGCCCCAAACACATCTTCTCCCCAAAACCATCAGATTTGGTTTTAGAACAATAACCatagaaacaaaaatatttttactgaTCTTAAAGAACTCCTCACCCAAACAGTTCTCAATTGAACAAGTCTAAGGTATTCCAAGGAACATGAACCCTCCCACACAGAACTATATAATTTTCATCTAACAACTAACCAATTTCCTCTACTAACAGTCTGTGCTCTACTAATTGACAGCTGAATCAACTAACTATTACACATTTTaacttttcttatttatttctctaatacaattttaataaaaggtTGTCTTGTTCTATCAAATTCTTGCAATGGTACCTTCCACTGAATATGTATGTGCGAATAGAGGAAAGTGAGAAAGAGTGTTCGTGCTTGTTAACCTGTAAAGACTGGCTTGGAGGCTGCTTAATATTAAAAGTAAACTCCTCATTCCATGTTGGCTCTTTTGTCCTGccattaattaattttacataaatGAACCCAATGTAATGACGAGCTGTAATAGTAATTTAGAAAACAGTAAACAAACATACCACTGAAGTTAAGACATTAAATTTAGCAAAGTAAGTGGAAGACGAGTGTTCAGTTGGAAGAGAAATATCCATTTagctaatataaaaaatttggaagaaaGTGATAATCCATGTCAAAACTGTTTAggaagttttatattttatccttattatatttttattttgtatcacAGCTGTAtcttactattaatattaggatTATGTATTTAGAAACAATCCCACAATCATAGGGATTTGTTTCTCTAGAATTAGTTGTCCATATTTCCTAAAATAACTAGCAAGCTCTCATGTATATATAGGTCTAATGACCTCATAATTTATatagaagaaaatattattccTTCTAAACttgatatggtatcagagctcctgatctTTAGGAGTCTTTGACCGTGTCTGAAAACCCTAAGTTGCAGCCGTCATTGCTGCACAACATTGAGCCTTGctgcagccttcattgctgcacaACCTTGGCCTAATcgcagccttcattgctgtgtAGCCTTCACCGCGGCTACTGTTCACCGCGGTTACTGTTCACCACGCACTGTTCATCACGGTTACTGTTCACCGCCGTTACTGTTCATCACTGTGATGGCTGAGATCACTGAGATCGTGAATCCTATTGGGGACAGATCCCAAACTGCTGGAGAATTGCAGAATGTTCATTCTGCTTATAGATTAAATGGAAAAAATTATCTCAAATGGTCTCAACTCATTAGAACCATCTtgaaaggaaaaggaaaggtCAGTCACCTGACTGATATGGCCCCTGATGAACAGGATGCCAAGTTCAAATCATGGGATGAAGAAGACTCCATGATCATGGCATGGCTGTGGAATTCAATGGTCCCAGAAATCAGTGATACCTGCATGTTCCTTAAATCAGCAAAGGAAATTTGGGAGGCAGTAGAACAAACCTATTCTAAGGCCAAGGATGCTGCTCAAATATATGATGTAAAAGTGAAAACCGTGGCTGCCAAGCAGGGAAACAAATCTGTTACAGAATATGCCAATCAACTCAAGTCCCTATGGATGGAATTGGATCACTACCGAGTTATAAAAGCAAAATGTTCAGAAGACTCAGCAATCCTTAAGGAGTATATTGAACAAGATAGAGTCTATGATTTCTTGGTAGGCCTGAATCCTGAATATGATCAGGTTCGAATCCAAATCTTGGGAAAAGAGAAGGTCCCAAGGCTTAATGAAGTGGTAGCTATTATTCGAAGTGAAGAAAGCAGGAGAGGACTGATGTTGGAGACCCCAACTACTGAAAGCTCAGCAATGAAAGCTGAAGGAGGAACAGCCATGCTAACTAACCAGAAGAAAAGCGGGTTTTCCAATATAGAGAAAAAACAGGAGGAAGTCTGGTGTACCTACTGCAACAAGCCGCGCCACACAAGGGAAAAGTGCTGGAAATTACATGGAAAACCCCCAAGCAGAGAATGGGGCCAGAAAGGAGGCCCTCCAAAAAGGGAAGGACAAAGACAAGCACACATTGTTAATGGACAAGGAGAAGAATTTGTCCAGCTGAATCATGAAGAGATAGAAAGGGTAAGGTCCTTCCTTAGTAAATTGGAGAAGCCCTCAGGTATGTGCTCCTTAACATATTCTGGTAAGTTTCCATTTTCTTTTGGACTTACTGCTTCAGATACACCCTTTACTCATTTCTGGATACTAGATTCTGGTGCTACTGACCATATGACCCCTCTACCTAAATACTTCTCCACATATATCCCATGTCCTAGCAACAAGAAAATTTCCACAGCAGATGGAACATGTATAACTGCCGCAGGTCAAGGAGAAGTCCAAATAAGCCCATCTATAACATTAAAACATGTCCTTCATGTCCCTAAATTGTCCACCAATCTGATTTCTGTACAGAAACTCACAAAAGATCTCTCTTGTAACGTTGTTTTTCATAACAACTATTGTGTATTTCAGGACAAAAACTCAGGGAGGACGATTGGACATGCTAGAGAATGGAATGGCCTATACTACATGGAGGATCCTAATCTTGGTATCAATAGTCACTCTCTCATATCTGAATCCACCATGACCAGTAAAGAGAAAGCTCAACTATATCATTGTCGGCTAGGACACCCTTCATTTCAAGTTGTAAAAGTGCTCTTCCCTTCCTTGTTTCAGAATTTAAATGTGGAGAGTCTCCATTGTGAGGTGTGTGAGCTTGCGAAACACAAGCGTGTACCTTTTCCCATTAGTAATAAAATGAGTCCCTTTTTTTCTTATCCATACTGATGTCTGGGGTCCTGCTAATATTCCTAATATCTCAGGTGCTAAGTGGTTTTTAACCTTCATAGATGATTGTACACGGGTGACTTGGGTTTTCCTATTGAAACATAAATCTGAGGTTAGCTCCATTTTTGTTCAGTTTGTGTCTatgattaaaaatcaatttggagtTAATATCAAGAGAATTAGGTCTGATAATGCCAAGGACTACTTTAACCTGGTGCTAAACTCTTTTTGCCAAAAGGAAGGGATAATTCATGAGTCTTCATGTGTTAACACACCCCAACAGAATGGGATtgcagaaagaaaaaatggGCACTTATTAGACCAAACTAGAGCTCTACTTTTTCAAAATCATGTCCCTAAGAAATTTTGGGGGGAAGCCCTTCTTACGGCCACCTACCTAATCAATAGGTTACCCTCTAAAATCTTAGCATCAAAAAGCCCCATGGAAGTCCTATCCTCCTTCTACCCACACCTAAACCCTACAAATAAACTCCAACCTAGAATATTTGGGTGTGTATCCTTTGTGCATGTTCATAGTAATGAAAGGGGAAAGTTGGACCCTAGGGCTGTCAAATGTGTATTCTTAGGGTACTCAACCACACAAAAAGGATACAAGTGTTTTCACCCCCCGTCAAAGAGATTCTTTGTGTCAAGGGATGTCACATTCAACGAACAAGAGAGCTACTTCCAGCCTCATCTTCAAGGGGAGAATGTAAGAGAGGAAGATGAGCCTCTCATGCTTCCAAATATGGCATTTGGACCTGAAATTGGGACAAATAGCATTGCTGTCCCTGAAACTGAGACAAGAACAAAACAAGCACCTGAACCAGCAGCAAGACCTGAATCAGCTCCTGAACAGGCACCTGAATCAGCAGCTGAATCTGCACCTAATGGTGGTGGGAAATTCGGAAAAAATCTGGTATATTCAAGAAGAGGAAAGGTCATTCCAGAATCTATCCATGTCCAAGAATCCAACCTACCATCTTTACATGAGGTAACAGTTTCTAATCCTAGAAATTCCAATAATTCTAATGAGTTTATTTTGGAAAATTCAGAAGCACAGGAGGATCAAAACCTGGATCTTCCTATTGCCCTTAGAAAGGGAACCAGAACCTGCACCCAACAGCCACTTTACCCTCTATCAAATTTCCTATCCTTTGAAAAATTCTCTCCTACCCATAAAACCTTTCTCACAAACTTAAACTCTACACCCACACCTTCCTCTGTATCTGAAGCATTATCTGACAGGAAATGGAAACAAGCCATGGATGTGGAAATGGAGGCACTAAACAAGAACAGGACCTGGGAGCTTGTCACCTTACCAACTGGAAAAAAACCAGTAGGGTGTAAGTGGGTATACGCTGTAAAGTATCGGGCTGATGGGACTATTGAGCGTTACAAGGCAAGGTTAGTAGCCAAAGGATTCACTCAAACCTATGGAGTGGATTACTTGGAGACATTTGCTCCGGTTGCTAAGATGAACACGGTCAGAGTAATATTGTCATTAGCAGCATATCATGATTGGGATATGCAGCAGTTCGATGTGAAGAATGCATTCCTACATGGAGACCTTGAAGAAGAAATATACATGGAGTTGCCCCCTGGCTATGATGGACAGGTTGCTGCTGGAACCGTTTGTAAGCTAAAAAAGGCTCTATATGGGCTGAAACAATCCCCAAGAGCATGGTTTGGAAGATTCACCAAAGTTTTGACAAGTTTGGGCTACAAACAGAGCCAAGGAGATCACACTTTATTTACTAAACATTCAGTTTCAGGAGGAGTAACAATATTATTGgtgtatgtagatgatattataaTAACTGGAGATGACAAAGAGGAGCAGCAAACGTTAAGTCAATGTCTTGCCACGGAATTTGAAATTAAGACATTAGGGagacttaaatattttttgggaattgAAGTGGCCCATTCCAAGAAAGGAATCTTCATATctcaacaaaaatatattactgACTTGCTTAGAGAAACAGGAAAGACAGCCTGCAAACCAGCAAGTACTCCAGTTGATCCAAATATAAAGTTGGGAAGTGCGGAGGAGGATAATGCCGTGGACAAGGAAATGTACCAAAGACTCGTGGGCAGGCTTATTTACTTATCTCACACTAGGCCAGACATTGCTTTTGCTGTGAGTCTAGTCAGTCAATTTATGCACCAACCAAAGGAGGCACATTTGCAAGCTGCCCTTAGAATTGTGCAGTATTTAAAAGGGACTCTAGGAAGAGGGATTTTGTTCAAACGAAACAAAAGTGTTCGTCTTGAAGCATACACGGATGCAGATTATGCAGAGTCAGTTGTGGATAGGAGATCAACTACTGGATACTGCACCTTCCTTGGTGGAAATCTAGTGACTTGGAAGAGTAAAAAACAAAGTGTAGTAGCTAGATCAAGTGCTGAAGCAGAATTTCGAGCAATGGCCCAAGGAATATGTGAACTTCTATGGCTGAAGATTATATTGGAAGACTTGAAGATAAGATGGGATGAACCTATGAGGTTATATTGTGACAATAAATCTGCAATTAGCATAGCCCACAACCCAGTACAGCATGATAAAACTAAACATATCGAGGTGGACAGACATTTTATCAAGGAAAAGTTAGACAGTGGCTTGATTTGCACCCCATATGTGTCCACTCAGAGTCAACTTGCAGACATACTCACCAAAGGACTGAACTGCAGTAACTTTGAAAGAATTATATCCAAGCTGGGAATGGAGAACATCTAttcaccagcttgagggggagtgtcaAAACTGTTTAggaagttttatattttatccttattatatttttattttgtatcacAGCTGTAtcttactattaatattaggatTATGTATTTAGAAACAATCCCACAATCATAGGGATTTGTTTCTCTAGAATTAGTTGTCCATATTTCCTAAAATAACTAGCAAGCTCTCATGTATATATAGGTCTAATGACCTCATAATTTATatagaagaaaatattattccTTCTAAACTTGATAATCCAAAATACTTCAAACTTC encodes the following:
- the LOC137827929 gene encoding uncharacterized protein encodes the protein MTSSFIAAQPWPNRSLHCCVAFTAATVHRGYCSPRTVHHGYCSPPLLFITVMAEITEIVNPIGDRSQTAGELQNVHSAYRLNGKNYLKWSQLIRTILKGKGKVSHLTDMAPDEQDAKFKSWDEEDSMIMAWLWNSMVPEISDTCMFLKSAKEIWEAVEQTYSKAKDAAQIYDVKVKTVAAKQGNKSVTEYANQLKSLWMELDHYRVIKAKCSEDSAILKEYIEQDRVYDFLVGLNPEYDQVRIQILGKEKVPRLNEVVAIIRSEESRRGLMLETPTTESSAMKAEGGTAMLTNQKKSGFSNIEKKQEEVWCTYCNKPRHTREKCWKLHGKPPSREWGQKGGPPKREGQRQAHIVNGQGEEFVQLNHEEIERVRSFLSKLEKPSGMCSLTYSGQKLREDDWTC